CAACGCCAGTGCGATCACATAGTAGACCACGACATGGGCAGGTAAGGCGCGCTGTCGCTGGCTCGCCTTGCCTGTGGCTTGCAGCACCTCGTGCACCTTGGGCAGGGGGAACGTTTTTGCGATGACCCCCAGCGTGATGTAATCCGTGATCCGCGTGCCTTCGGGAAGCCCTGCTGGAGTTCGAGCCATCCTTCACCTCGCTTTCCATGAGTAAGGAAGACGAGAGAAGAATAGCACGAAGGCACACTAAGTGAACAGTATTGGACTTACGCCGCACCCGGCACTCAGCCCTATGCTCCTTGGACGCTGGAAAAGCGAACGTTGACAAGGCATGTTCGGGATTGTCGCGAGGCAAACATCGGCTGAGTGCCGGGTGCAGCGACTGTAGGAGCCACGCCCGGCGCTCCACCAGGCCCCTTGCCCCGCCGGTTCAGAGGTCTGATGGCTTCGAACGCAACTTGCTATGCGGCGGCCGCTAGTGTAGCGTTTCCGAAATCTCGCGGTTTTCCCAGGGGATGGGGCTGGGAGCCCCTCCTTCGCTGAACGGCCTCGCAGGGGCCGCCTCGGCGCGGTCCGCTGCGGCGCGTGAGGGCACGCGCCGCGGTCGCTCCCCTGGCGCCGGGCGGCCCGGGCTGCTCGGCCGTCGCGCTTCGTCGGAGCCCCCAGCCCCATCCACGCAATCCGCATACGTTTTTGCGAAACGGTACACTAGTCGTCGGCTTTCAGCCGCTGGATCTCCAGCCTCCCAGCCTCCCAGCCTTCTAGCCTTCTAGCCTCCCAGCCAATGCCACAGCGCCGCCGCCAGCCCCCCGGAGACCAGGAGCCAGGAGGGCAGGTACCACAGGGCCTCCTGCCGGGTCTCTGGGTTGCGCCACCGGCGGACGAGCACCCGGGCTCCGCCCAGGATGCCCAGGCCGAGGATCCCGAGGGCCAGCCACCGGAGCACGGCCAGGGGGAGGAGGAGATCGGGCTTCGCCAGAACCCGGGACACGTGCACGGCCAGGTAGGTCTCGGCCCCCAGGGGGTCGTACGCGAGATAGGGCAGATACCCCGCCTTGGCGTTCAGCTTGACTAGGGCGAGCGCCCCGTGGGCCCCGAGCACCGGCCCCACGAACGCCGCGAGGACCGACCTCCACCGGAACGGCCGCCCACGGGAGGCGTGCCCCGGCCGCACACCGGCGGGCGGCGATCCGGGGCGCCCCCCCAGCCGGAGCGCCATCCGGCCCAGGGCCGCGGGAACGGCCAGGAGGAGCGCCGGCACCGCCACCCCCATCCAAGCGCTGCGCAGCCACGCGGGGGGCCGCACCCCCGGGGTGAGCGCCACCTCGGCCGCGGGCCAGGTCCGGTAGAGGGCCAGGGTCACCAGCCCCAGCAGGAGCCCCAGGAACACCGCCCGGGCCGGACCAAGATCCCCGGAAGAGGGCCGGCGGCCCCACCACAACGCCAGGTTCTCCCCGGGGCACCGCCGCAGGCACCGCAGGCACAGGAGGCACTCCGCAGCGTCCATGCGGCTCGGGTCCAGGGCCACGGGGCACCCTCCCCGGTCCCGGCGGTGGAACCACACCCACCGGCCCCAGTCCGAGCGCCGCCACTGGGGATCCGTGGCCACGCAGGCCCGGCCGCACCCGGAGCAGGCCCCCGGATCCTTGGGCCCCACCGCCACCGGAGCATGCCGGCCGTACAGGGCGAGCACCGCGCCCACCGGGCACAGCCCCCGGCAGAATGCGCTGCGCCGCCACAGCAGGGCCGAGGCCAGGGCCAGGGTTCCCACCCCGGTCACGAGCACCGCCGTGGCATGGGGGCTCAGGTTCGCTTGCGTTCCCACCACCGCGCCCACGCCGAGCCCGAACACGACCAAGGCCCCCCATCCCCGGGAGATCCACCGGGGCCACGGAAGCCCCACCCCCCGCCGGCCCACGGCATCGGTCACCCACCCCAGGGGACACACCCCGCACCAGGCCCGGCCGAGGGCCGGCACCACCAGGACCAGCCCCATGAACCAGAACACCCAGAACAAAAGCGTGGTGGCGTGGGTGTATGCCCGGGGATGCAGGTCGGGCACGCCGGGAATCGCGTCCCGCCCCCACCCCAGGGCCGCCAGCACCACGTACCCGGCCAGGAACGCGGCCCGCACGGCGGTCTGGGCCGCAGGCCGCAGGAACGGCCGGGTCAGGGGATGCCGGGAGAGATCAAGGGGACGGGTGGACAAGGGTGTGGACTCCGTTTTGGAGACGGCGTGGCGGTTGGGCGGCTGAAAACCTTCTTGTTTCCGGCGCCATCCCCCGCCCCAACCCGCGGGGGGATCCCGATCACGGATCAGGACGAAGAGGACGGATGACAGAGAACCCCTGTCCTCTGTCTCATGTCCACTGGCCCCCGACACGCAGGCTGCCTAGCCGCCTAGCCGCCTAGCCGCCCCGCTTTCCTCACCGATACACGTTGTCGGGAAGCCGCTCGCGGCCGGTTTCGTCCGGAAAGGTCTGGGGCGTCTTACGGATCAGGGCGAGGCTGCGGGCCGCCCACTCCCGCACCGCGGGCACGGGGTCGTCCCGGCGCAACCGGTCGAGGACTGCGTCTGCCCCACCGGCCTCCAGCACCCCCAGGGCCCGGGCCGCCTCCATCCGCACCCGCCAGTCCGGATCGGACAGCAGGGGGAGCAGGTCCGCAGCATGGGCGGGGTCGCCCAGCATGCCCAGGGCCCAGGCCGCGGCGGACCGGGTGGGCGGGTCGGCCAGGGCCTCCACCAGAAGGGGGCCGGCGCGCCGGTCTCGGATGTCCCCCAGGGCGAGCACGGCCTGGAGCCGGGCGGCGGGGTCGAGGCGCGGGGCCGCCTCAAGGATCGCGGGCACGGCACCGGCCCCCAGCTTCACCAGGGCCCGGGTGGCCTCCCGGGCCACATCCCCCCCTTGGGCCAGGGCGGACGCCAAGACCGGGGCCGCTCCGGGCCGGCCCAGCTCCCCCAGCACCCAGGCCCCCACGTACCGGCGCGGGAACGACCGGTCCTCCAACGCTGCGGCCGCCTCGTCGGACGCCCAGGGCCACCCCCGGTTCCCGGCCGCCGCCAGGGCGTGCTCCCGGAGCACCGGATCCTCCGACCGGCACGCCTCGCGAATCCGAGCCTCCACCACCTCGTCCGGCAGGGCAAGAACGGCCTTGTACGCCTCGGACCGGATCGCCTCGGCCCAGGGGCGCCCCATCCGCCCCACCAGGTCCGCGGCCGCGTCCGAATCCCCCGCCCGGGCCGCCCGGACCAACTCCTCCACGGGCACGGTCCGGGGCACCCCGCACGCGACGAGGAGAAGGAAAAGGAGGGTCGCGGGTCGCAGGTCGCGGGTCGTCCGTCGCGGGCCAGGCCTCCCAGCCTCCCAGCCTCCCAGCCTCCCAGCTTTACCGCCGTGACGAGTGACGGGTGACGGGTGACGGGTGACGCCTCCAGCTTCCCGGCTACCCAGCCGCCCAGCCGCCCAGCCGCCCGGCCGCCCAGCCTCTCCTACCATACCTTGTGCACCGTGATGTCCACGCCGGTGACCACCTGCCCCCCGGGCACGATCACGGCCGAGGGATCCACGGTGCCCTGGTCGTACCGGCCGTACAGCTCGCCCACCTCGGGGGGGCCCCCGTACCGGTTGCGGGCGCACACATAGTAGGTCCCCCCCTCGGGCAGCCGGACCTCGTAGCGACCGTCAGGCCCGGTCTTGGCCGACACGAACTTGGGGCGCTCCGACATCTGGATGTGATCGTACACGTGCACCCGCACCCCCTCCACGGGGTTCCCCTCGGCGTCCAGCACCCGGCCCCGGATCGCGGTGGTCCACCCCGCGGACGCACCGAGCGGTTGCTTGGCGTTGCCCTGCTTCACGTAGGCCAGCACCGGGAGGTCCAGGGGCTCGCCCGGCTCCACCCGCACCCGCACCGGGTCGCTCTTGAGGTCCCCGGATCGCACCGGCCCGGTCTTCTCTCCGCTCGCCCGGCGCCGCGCCACCAGCAGGTACTCACCGGGGGGCAGCTCGACCTCGAACCCGCCGTCGTCCAGGGGCCCCAACTGCAGATAGGGGGGGCCCCTCAGGTCCATGCCCGGCTTGTACACGTCCACCACCACCTGCCGGGCCGGCTCGTACACCGTGCCGCGGACCTGCGTGAGGGTACGGTCGTCTCCCCGGGAAGAGAAACACCCGACCACGCCGATCAGGAGGAGCATCCCCACGATCCAAGACCAGGCGCCCCTCTCGCGCCCCCGGTGCCCACACCGCGCGGTCAACTCAACCCTTTTTCGCTCGATTGCCAACGCATTGCTCCGGTGTCAGGTACCCCCGGCAAAGCCGGGGGCTTGCGGTTGCTGGCCCCTCAAAGGGGCCTGATCGCAACCGGAAGGTCAAAACCCGTTGAGCCCAAACATATCGCTCGCCCTTAGCAACGTGGCCCCTGACGGAGCCCCAACCTCCGGCGAGTGAATCCGACGGAGAATGAACAACGGCATATTCCCGGAACTGTCAAACTTCGACTGTCCCCCGGCATAGCCGGGGGCTTACCCATGTTGGTTATCGTGCATTGCACAACACAAAGGCAGGAGGACACGCCGAATGGGTTCCCAAATCACGGTCCGGCTGGACGACCGTCTGGCATCCGCGCTCAACACCGCAGCGGAGAAGACGGGGTTTCGGCGCTCCGACATCGTGCGTTTCGCCTTGGCCCGGTTCTTGGAGGAACGTTCCGAACCGGAGGAATCTCCCCTCTTCTCCCGGGTAAGAGACCTGTTGGGTTCGGTGGAATCCGGGGTCCCAGACCTGGGCGAAGCCCACAGAGAACACCTCGAACGACGGTTCCGGCGCCGTGGATAGAATGCTTTTGGATACGGGGGCCCTCGTGGCCTTGCTGGACCGGAGCGAGAGGAACCACCCCCGCTGCGTCGAAGTTCTCCGCCGGTTCCATGGGCAGCTCCTTACCACCGAACCCGTCCTCACGGAAACCGTGTATCTACTCGGGCCGTCCTTCTACAACCAGGACCCCGCACTCCGATTTTTCCTTCTTGGAGGCGCAGAGCTCGTACCCTTGACCCCGAAGCGCCTCGCGAGAACCCGTGAACTCATGGAGCGCTACGCCGACGTGCCGATGGACCTCGCCGATGCAACGCTGGTGGCACTGGCCGAAGAACTGCGCATCTACGATGTGTTCACCCTGGGTCGCCGTGGTTTCTCCGCGTACCGCGCCTCAAGAAACAGGGCGTTTCGCATCGTGCCGTGAGATCGAACGTAAGAGCTCAAAGCCTCGCCCCGGCATCCGCGGCAACCCGCGCCTCTCCCCCCGATCTCAGCCTCTCCCCGGGCACCAGCCAGATGCGCACCGGCTCGGCCACGGCGTTGTGATCCTGGCTGACCCCGTCCAGAAGCGCGATCCCCACCGGGTACACGCCGCCCGGCTCCAGCGCCACGTCTCCCGGATCCGCCCCCTGGAGGGCCCGGCTGAACGTCACGCTCCACCAGCCGGCGGTCCACCTGCCCACGGCCTCCACCTCGGTACGACCGGAAGGGGGGGCCCGGTCCAGGAAGGCCGGAGCCCGGGCCCCGGGCTCCGGATCCGGGGCCTCCACCGGCCCCCCCGCCTCCGGCACCCGGTTCTCCACGAACCGCTCGCCCGGCACGTCCGGCTCGCGGCCCCCTGGGGCCAGGAACAGATCGTCGGCAGCCCCGTCCAGGCTCCCCCACCCGGCCTTCCACTCCCACAGATCCAACCGTCCCCAGCCCTCGGGCGAGGCCATCCGGTAGTCTGCAAAGGCCCGGGGTCCGGCCATGCGAAAGTCCGCCAGGTGGCAGGCCTTCACGCAGGTGAACCCTTCCACGCCGGCCCCCCAGAGCACCGCGACCCCGTCCTGCCCGCTCGGCCCCCGCCGCCACGAGCTTCCATCCCAGCTCCACCCCGGCCCCCGGTGCAGCGTCGGGTCCGACCAGGTGATCCGTAGATACACGCGCTCCGGCGTGTAGAACGCCCGCACCTCCAGGTCCACCGGCGGGGCCTGGGTGCCGTGGTGGCACGAGGCCGTGGCCTTGTGCACCGCATCGGCGTCCACCGAGGCCTCGTCCGCCCGGGTCGTGCGCCCCCCCTTCGCCTGGGCGCGCAGGGGCACCGCATTCTCCCAGTCTGACTCGGTGGGGGGGTGGTCCAGGGGCAGGGCAAACACCCGGTCAACGGGCGTACGGCACGCCGTCGGTGCGAACGCCGCTGCCAACAGCAGCATGGCGAGAAGAGTTCGAATCCACACGGGTAGGGGTACCTGGGAAGGGGATCAGGGGTTACGGGAAAGGGGCGGCCACACCCAGAGGACCTCTTCCCTCAGCACGCGAGCGAACCGACCGCCACGTCGACCGACGGCCTTCCACTCGGCCTCTGTGTACACCAAAAGATCTACGGGCACCGGCAGAACTTCAGTGCTCCAGGAAAGGCACCGGCGCTCGAACGGTTCCCGGGAGGCCCGCACCACCGCCACCAGGTCCAGATCGCTCCCGGGCCCCCAATCCCCCCGAACGTAGGATCCGAAGCACCCCAGCCGCACCAGCTCCGGGTGTCGGGCGGCCTCGTCCCGTACCCACCGGTCGAGTGCCGTGAGCACCTCCTCAGGCCGAGGCCATCTGAGCACGGGCGAACGCAACGATCTCACGGGCATAGTCCACCGCCGGGCCGCTGTGGAGCGGGCCGTAGTGTTCCGCCGGCGCCCCGGCCGGATGGCCGTTGGGATACCGGGTCGGAATGTAGTAGCCGTCGAGCACCTTTGCCTTCTGCACCAGGTCGTCCGGCACGTCCGTCGGGAGCTCCTTGAGCAACCGTGCCACCACGTGCCCCCACGCATCCTGGCCGCACCACAGGTGCAAGGCCTTCACGGCCTTTTCCGCGGCCTGCTGGGCCACGAAACAGGCCCACTCGTGGCGCTCCATCCGGGCGGCCTGCACCGCCATCTCCAGATCCAGCTCGGCCTGGGTCAACCAATCCTCAGAGCGGTTCGGCATTCTTGCCCCTCAGGCCCCACACCCCTGTTCCGCGAGATTCCGCAACCGCCGCACCAACTCTGCTGCGCGCGGCAGCCACGGCCGAACGTCCTCTACCGGGAAACGGACCAAATCGGCGTAATCCCCCCTCTGCCGGCTGTCGAAGAGCTGGTCATAGAACTGTCCGAACGCCACTGGCAGCAAACCGGGTCGCACAAATTCGCGGTGCAACAACGAACGTATTCCCGAGTGCTTTGGGCTGCTGAATCCCTTCGCCAGAAGCGCCGCCGAGGCCGCATAGAATACCGCGTAGTACAGCCGATTCACCGCCGAGGTTCCGTAGCCCGCCCCCAAAAGAAGCTCGGCTTCCTCTAGCGCCTCACTCGAGCGTTCCAACCTGTACCTGACCAGTGCCTCGACTTCGGGGCTCATACGATACGGCCCTCTCGCTCCACATTTTGCACGAACGGCATGGCCTGAAAGACGGGGCTTTCCCACCGCTCACGCGACTCCGCGAACACCGTGATCACGGCACCCGTATCGAGTTCAACCGGGTAAACGGCGGCCCGGATCCGCTGTTCCCTCGCGAGATCCACCGGTCCTTCCAACAACACGAGCAGGTCGTAATCCGAATCGTCCCTGGCGTCGCCGCGAGCCCTCGACCCGTACAAGACCACCCGTGCCCCGGGCTCCACGTTCTGGATCAAGGCTTTACACCGGGAGAGAACGGAATCGACAGTCCCCTTTTTGCTCATCGAAACCCCCTTCTCTCAAAGGGCTTATGTACCGGGATCACGAGGAGCACCGCGGGAACCGACAGGCTTTCGATGCGGTTCCCCATGCTCGGCCTTCAGCGATACACATCGCGCCGGTGCCCCACATGGAGCACCACGACGACACCCTGCTCGTCGTCGATCTCGTAGATCACGCGGTAGGACCCGATTCGCACCCTCCACCCATCCCGGCCCACGAGCTTTCGAGCCTGGGTGGGTCGCGGGTTTTCGGCTAACGCCCGGATGGCGTCCCGCACCGCCTCGTAGCTCTTCGATGGCAACCCGGCGAGTTCCTTCTGGGCGCGACGGAGGATCCGGAGCCTGTACCTCACCCCCCCCGTCTCTCCTCGATCTCTTGCACTGCCGCCTCGAAATCCACGGTCTCGTCCCCCGATGCTTTCGCGGCATCGTAAGCGCGGATGCTTTCCAGCTCCTCTAGAGCCTCCAGCATCCGGCGGTAGTCACCCAGCGAAACGATCACGGCAACCGGATTCCCTTGCTCGTCCGTCACATACCGCGCCGGTTTCCCACCCATGCCACACCTCCCGCCCCCGCCCTTGGTTCTCTGCCGAGCAGCCGTATTATACTGCCTACCGAGCACGACTGACACCACACGTCCAGGGAGTTCTCCACGTGGGTCCCCCGCACGACATCGAAACCATCCGCCGCGCCGTTGTCGAGGTGGTGGGCGACGACCCCGACGTGGTGGCCGCGTATCTCTTCGGCTCGCGGGCCACCGGGCGGGAGAAGCCGGGAAGCGACGTCGACGTGGCGCTCCTCATGCGCGAAGGCTTCGACTACCTCGCCCACTACGATCACATCCTCCGGGTCATGGGCGAACTCGAGGACCGGCTCGGCACCCGGGTGGACGTGGTGTACCTGAACCGGGCCGACCCGGTGCTCCAGCGCGAGGTCCGGATGAAGGGCCGGCTCCTGTGGGAGCGGGACCGCAGCGCCCGCATCGCCTGGATCGTACGCAGTCGAAAACTCTGGCTCGACGGCGAGCACCGCCGCCGGATCTACCGGGAGGTGCGCGCCCGGAAGGCCAAGGAGGCACTACATCATGGTTGACGTGGCGCTGGCCCACCGCCTGCTCGCCCTCATCGAGGGATACCTTGGAGACCTCACCGTGCTCGGCGACCTAACGTTCGAGGAGTACCGGGACGACGTACGCACCCGCCGGTTCGCGGAGCGCACGCTCCAGATCGCCATCGAGGCGTGCCTCGACCTTGGCCAGCACATCCTCGCCGACGAGGGGTGGGGCGAACCGCAGACCAACCGGGAGGTGTTCCGCCTTCTCACGAAGCACGGTGTCCTGGACGAGGACCTGGGCCGCCGCATCGAGCCCATGGCGGGATTCCGGAACCTTATCGTCCACAACTACGGCGACATCGACGACTTCCTGGTCTACGGCATCCTGCGGGACCGCGTCGGAGACATCCAGCGGTTCTGCCGGGCAGTGCGGCGTTTTCTGGAGCGGGGGGAGGAGCGGTGAGGCGCTTCGTGATTCTCCTTTCGTTCCTCGTCGCCGTCTGCGCCCGGGCCGAGGATACCCAGATCCGCTGGAGCGGGCGCGTGGCGCTCGATGCGCCGCTGACCGTCACGGCCGACCAGATCCTCGTGGTCGAACCCGGCACGGAGATCGCGGCCGGCCCCGGGGGCACCGTGCTCGTGCAGGGCAAGGCCTACCTGCTGGGCACCGCGGAGTCGCCCGTGCGGATCACCGGCACCCGGGAGGCCCCTCAGCCCGTGTTCCAGGCCAACACGCCGGAGGCCGTGGTGCGGCTCCACCGGGTCGAGGCCGAGGGCTGCGGCACGGTGGTCGGGGCCACGGCCGGCACGGTGGTGGCCACGGAATCGGCCTTCCGGAAGAACGCCACCGCCCTCAGGCTCCAGATGCGCACCCGCGCCGTCCTGGGGGACGTCGCGTTCGAGGAAAACGACCTCGGGCTCGCGGCCGACAACGGGGCCCTCGTCACGGTAGACGGGGCAGCGTTCCGAAAGAACACGGTGGGCGTGGGGGCCGGAAACTCGGTGCGGCTCACGCTGCGGGGCTGCCGGTTCGAGGCGAACGAGACCGGCTACAGCCAGACGAACGGGGCCGACACGGCGCTGGAGGGCTGCTCGTTCACGGGCCACACCGGCGCGGCCGTGTTCCTTCGCCAGTCGCGCCGCAGCCCCCGGATCTCGTTTTGCCGGTTCGAGGAGAACCGGGCGGCCGTGGTGGCCCGGTCGACGAGCCACCCCCTGGTCGAGGCGAGCGCGTTCCGGGGCAACCGGGTCGCCTTCGACGCCAAGGAGTTTTGCGGACCGCTCCTGCGGTTCAACGCGTTCGAGGGGAACGCAGAGGCCGTGCGCCTGGACCACAAGTCCGGGGCAAAGATTCGGGGAAACCGATTCGAACGGAACGGCACCGCCCTGTTCCTGGACTTCTCGTCGTACCCGGAGGTGCGTCGAAACCGGTTTGCCGACAACGACTGGCACGTGAAGCTCGGCCGGTTCATGTCGGCCGACTGGGAACGGCGTCAGGGGTCTGCAAGGATCACGTTGGGGAAAGCCCGGGAGCGCAATACCCGCAACCCCATGATGCTTCGCGGAACGCTGCCCGGAGCAGCCGGCGTGGTGGACGTGAGCGAGAACGACTGGGACGAGGAGACACGGTCCGAGATGGAGGCCGGCCCCGAGGCAAATCTCTCACGCATCTGGGACGGCCGGGACGAACCGAAGGTGGCCTATACCAACTGGGGAACCGGCCAGGAAAAGTTCACCCTCGACCGAGTGCGATTTTCCCCGCCTTTGACCGCCTCGCCGGCCGTGGGACCGGAGGCGTGGATTCCGCTGGACACCGAACTTCCGACGAAACCGATAAAAAGGGGGCCTGGAGCTCCTCCCGCCCCCCCCGCCCGTCCCTCCCATGGGGAACCGTGAGCACCCCCCTTCCGCCCCCTTACCTTGTGGTGTAGGGTGACTCTGAAACGCGTACCACGCGCAAGGCCATTGGCATACCAAAGCGCTGGCGTCTTGTGTGAGGAGGGAATGTGGTCATGAAAAAGCGGTCGTGGCACGGGGCCCTAGCCGCAATAGGGATAGCCAGTCTGCCTTTGTTGGGAGCGTGCGCGGCATCCTCCGGCGACGGTGATGAGGTCGGCGGGTCCGCGGGGGGAACCGTGATGGGCACCGTCGACGTCTCAGGTCTGGGGCGGCTGCCGGGAATCCGGGTCACTCTCGGAGATCAGGTTTCCACCCTTACGGATGCGGAGGGCGCGTTCCGTTTTTCCTTCGTGCCCCAAGGTGTGCACGAGGTCACCGCCCAGTACCGGGCCTACCGGTACTCCGGCACCGCCTGGGCGCGCTTGGAGGGCGACGGCGTGCCCATGATGGTGAACTTGACCCTCCAGCCCAACTCCTCCGTCGGCAAGACGGTCGGGGTGCTGACACCGGAGGATATTCCCGGGGTGGACGCGATCAACATTCAGGACGTGGTCGGCCACGAAGGCATCGTTGTCCTTTGCGACGTGGAAAACGGGTTCGAGGTGGTCGACGTGTCCGACCCAACCGCGCCCGCCTTCATCGGGGGCGTTTTGGGGGACCGCAACTGTGAGGCCGCGGCCCTCGACTGGCCCCTTTTGTATTGTGGTTGGAACCTCACATCGTTGCAGGAAGGGGGAGTTGCGGTCTACTCCCTGGCCGATCCGACCAGCCCGGTGAAGCTCGGCGAGACAGTCACGGACAACCGCGTGTACGGGATATCGCTCGATGGCACGGCTCTGTACGCCATCGGAGACGCGGCGTTCCAGGTGTACGACGTGACGGATCCGAAGGCGCCCTCGCTCCTGGGAAGCCTTCCCATGGCCGGCGAGGGCGTCGAGCATCGCAGCGGCTACGCTTTCGTGGCGACGGACGGCCCCGTGCTGACCGTGGTGGACGTGCGAGAGCCGTCCAGCCCCGTGGTGGTGTGGCAGTCAGCCGAAACATCGAGCGCGGTGGACTGCGCCATCGACGGCACGTATGTGTACGTGGCTGCGGACCGGCTGTACCAGTACGATGTTCGCGACCCCACCGACGTGCGGCTCATAGGCGTGACCGACGCGGACGACCTGGAGGCACAAGGTGCGAAGTTGGGGAGTGGCCTCAACCTGGAAGGGCTCTCCGCAAGCCGGGGAAGCGTGTATCTGGGGGCCATGTTCGACGGGATGGTAGTGGTGGACTACAGCGACCCACACCGCCCCCGGTTTGCATGGCAGAGCGACGAGATGGTCCCGTTCGCGATGAATGTATACGTCAACGGTGCTTACGCCTACACCGCGAGCTGGACGGAAGGCCTGCGCGTGGTGAGGAGAAAGTAGCGGCCGCGGGCCACCGCCGTCTCTGGACGGCGCTCTCCTATCGAAGCCGCTCTTGCCGATCCACGAGCACAGCGTGGGTGAGCATGTGCCGGGCCGTGCGGAAACTCAACACGGGACGATCGTCGGTGTTGAGGGGAACCTCCTCGGTCAGGTCACGCGCGGTTCGAGGCCCTGCGTAGGCCTGTCGGTTCGCTGCGGGGAGGCGCGAGGAAGGGGCCCGGCCCCGGTCGGGGGCGAGCAGCAGCAGATCCCCCCGCTGAGGCACCCAAAGGGACCATTCGGGGAAAACGCGGGCAAAGGTGGCCTCGAATATCGCCAAGTCCCTGGGGGCCGTTCCGTATGTCTGGAACCACTGGACCATCAGCCCGCCCTCCGCCAGTCGGTCCCGGCACATCGTCAGGAACTCTCGGGTGAACAAGGCCCAGGAAAACCCCACCCACGGGTTCGAGGGCTGGGAGACAATAATATCGAAAGGCTCCCGGCCCGAAGCAAGGAAGTGGCGAGCGTCATCAACGACCAGGGTGAGCCGTGGGTCCTGAACGGCCCGGGCGTTCACGTCTCTAAACCACGGAGCCGCCCGTACGACCTCGGGCGAGATCTCTACGCACACCACCTCCCGGACCGGGTAGCGCAAGATCTGGTCAACCGTCTGACCACTTCCCCATCCTATGACGAGCACCCGCTTCGCATCGGGCTTCAGTGACATGGGCAACCGGGCCAGCATCCGCTGGGTTGGGCTATCGAGCAACGTGTTGGAAGCCGGCTTTCCATCGATGATCAGATAGCGTTGCGCCCCCTGCTCCACCACCAGTACCGTGCCTATTGGCCCCTCGATCACGGCCAACAGCTGTGAGCGTCGCCCGGCTGCCACGGCTTGCATTGGGGGAGAGAAGGCAAGATTTTTTGCGTATCTCGGGGCCGCCCAGTACACTCCGGAGTGCACCGTCAAGGGCGATGGCGACGGGGCGGCGACCAGCAGCAGTCCCGCCGACACCGCCAACACCAGGAACGGCATCGGTACGCGCCATCGGAGCTTCGGCAACAACGCCGCACCGACCAAGACATACCCCCCCGCCATCGTCCGGTACGCGCCATCCACGCCCACCTGCCCTACGAGTAGGCTGTTGACGATCACCGGCCCAAACACCGCCCCCAGGGTGTTCGCCGCCACCAACACACCGGTCTGGTGCCCTCCCGGGCCACCGACGGGAGCTGACATGGCGAGCACCAGGGGGAAAAGAGCCCCCAGCGCAACGGCCCCCGGGTACAACACCACCATGGCACACAAGCCCTGGGCCGTCAGCAGATCGATCCATTGCACCCCTGCCGGAGGCAAACGATCGGCCAGCCACACCACGGTCCAGGGAAGCTGGGGTAAGGTCCACGGGAGAAGCGCCAGCAGCCCGGCCGCTGAGGCCGCGATGGAGGAAGACCACCGCGAGGCATTGGGGGCCACACGCGCGGCCAGCAGGC
This is a stretch of genomic DNA from Deferrisoma camini S3R1. It encodes these proteins:
- a CDS encoding ribbon-helix-helix domain-containing protein — translated: MGSQITVRLDDRLASALNTAAEKTGFRRSDIVRFALARFLEERSEPEESPLFSRVRDLLGSVESGVPDLGEAHREHLERRFRRRG
- a CDS encoding HEPN domain-containing protein, which produces MSPEVEALVRYRLERSSEALEEAELLLGAGYGTSAVNRLYYAVFYAASAALLAKGFSSPKHSGIRSLLHREFVRPGLLPVAFGQFYDQLFDSRQRGDYADLVRFPVEDVRPWLPRAAELVRRLRNLAEQGCGA
- a CDS encoding ethylbenzene dehydrogenase-related protein, coding for MWIRTLLAMLLLAAAFAPTACRTPVDRVFALPLDHPPTESDWENAVPLRAQAKGGRTTRADEASVDADAVHKATASCHHGTQAPPVDLEVRAFYTPERVYLRITWSDPTLHRGPGWSWDGSSWRRGPSGQDGVAVLWGAGVEGFTCVKACHLADFRMAGPRAFADYRMASPEGWGRLDLWEWKAGWGSLDGAADDLFLAPGGREPDVPGERFVENRVPEAGGPVEAPDPEPGARAPAFLDRAPPSGRTEVEAVGRWTAGWWSVTFSRALQGADPGDVALEPGGVYPVGIALLDGVSQDHNAVAEPVRIWLVPGERLRSGGEARVAADAGARL
- a CDS encoding HEPN domain-containing protein, which codes for MPNRSEDWLTQAELDLEMAVQAARMERHEWACFVAQQAAEKAVKALHLWCGQDAWGHVVARLLKELPTDVPDDLVQKAKVLDGYYIPTRYPNGHPAGAPAEHYGPLHSGPAVDYAREIVAFARAQMASA
- a CDS encoding carboxypeptidase-like regulatory domain-containing protein; translation: MLLLIGVVGCFSSRGDDRTLTQVRGTVYEPARQVVVDVYKPGMDLRGPPYLQLGPLDDGGFEVELPPGEYLLVARRRASGEKTGPVRSGDLKSDPVRVRVEPGEPLDLPVLAYVKQGNAKQPLGASAGWTTAIRGRVLDAEGNPVEGVRVHVYDHIQMSERPKFVSAKTGPDGRYEVRLPEGGTYYVCARNRYGGPPEVGELYGRYDQGTVDPSAVIVPGGQVVTGVDITVHKVW
- a CDS encoding nucleotidyltransferase domain-containing protein: MLTALDRWVRDEAARHPELVRLGCFGSYVRGDWGPGSDLDLVAVVRASREPFERRCLSWSTEVLPVPVDLLVYTEAEWKAVGRRGGRFARVLREEVLWVWPPLSRNP
- a CDS encoding 4Fe-4S binding protein — protein: MSTRPLDLSRHPLTRPFLRPAAQTAVRAAFLAGYVVLAALGWGRDAIPGVPDLHPRAYTHATTLLFWVFWFMGLVLVVPALGRAWCGVCPLGWVTDAVGRRGVGLPWPRWISRGWGALVVFGLGVGAVVGTQANLSPHATAVLVTGVGTLALASALLWRRSAFCRGLCPVGAVLALYGRHAPVAVGPKDPGACSGCGRACVATDPQWRRSDWGRWVWFHRRDRGGCPVALDPSRMDAAECLLCLRCLRRCPGENLALWWGRRPSSGDLGPARAVFLGLLLGLVTLALYRTWPAAEVALTPGVRPPAWLRSAWMGVAVPALLLAVPAALGRMALRLGGRPGSPPAGVRPGHASRGRPFRWRSVLAAFVGPVLGAHGALALVKLNAKAGYLPYLAYDPLGAETYLAVHVSRVLAKPDLLLPLAVLRWLALGILGLGILGGARVLVRRWRNPETRQEALWYLPSWLLVSGGLAAALWHWLGG
- a CDS encoding type II toxin-antitoxin system VapC family toxin, with protein sequence MLLDTGALVALLDRSERNHPRCVEVLRRFHGQLLTTEPVLTETVYLLGPSFYNQDPALRFFLLGGAELVPLTPKRLARTRELMERYADVPMDLADATLVALAEELRIYDVFTLGRRGFSAYRASRNRAFRIVP
- a CDS encoding HEAT repeat domain-containing protein, translated to MEELVRAARAGDSDAAADLVGRMGRPWAEAIRSEAYKAVLALPDEVVEARIREACRSEDPVLREHALAAAGNRGWPWASDEAAAALEDRSFPRRYVGAWVLGELGRPGAAPVLASALAQGGDVAREATRALVKLGAGAVPAILEAAPRLDPAARLQAVLALGDIRDRRAGPLLVEALADPPTRSAAAWALGMLGDPAHAADLLPLLSDPDWRVRMEAARALGVLEAGGADAVLDRLRRDDPVPAVREWAARSLALIRKTPQTFPDETGRERLPDNVYR